From the [Limnothrix rosea] IAM M-220 genome, the window GGAAACAGTTTAAAGAAATGGTTGCTCCCAAAAAGTAAAATTAGCTGACGCAGAAAATTAGAATAGTTTTACGGAGGCTTAGAATGTCGAGAGATGACTTTCTGAGCTTTTTTATGTGGGATATTTTTTGTGGCATAGGGGAGGGTACAGTGTGGAAAAAATGAGCAGAACATCATAGTTTGTTGGTTAATTTTATTCCTAGTCTGGGAGCTTTAGGCTGTTTTCTTTGGGTTTGAAAAGTGTTTTTTTTGAAGTGTTTTACTGTAGTCATGGTCGATAAGAGGGGTGGGGATTTAACATGTTAAACCTCGATAGGATTAAGGTTTTAAAGTTTATCTGATGTCTAGACTTTGATGGCTTTGGTATATCTTTGGCTGAAGTATTTTGTTTGGGTGAAGGGTAATGTAAGGCGGTTTGTGTTGGGATATGGCAGGTTGCATATTTTTTTTACTTAAGTTTTTTGTAATTATGTTGAATGTTGCGGTTGTTGGCGTTGGTTTAGCTGGAATTTCAGCTGCTGTACAATGTCAAAAACAGGGCTTAAATGTGGCTCTTTTTGACAAATCCCGTGGGGTTGGCGGACGTTTAGCGACCCGTCGAGGCTTTGAAACTCGTTTTGATCACGGTTTACCCAGTTGGCAAATTCAAGGCGATCGCACCCAACAATTAACAGAAGAATTAATCGCAGAAAACCTTCTTAAACCTTGGCAGATTGCCCGTACAAATTTTAATAACATTAAGGATTTGCAGGCTTTAGAAACAAAAATTTCTTTGATGGCTCCTGATGGGATGACGGCGATCGCCAAATATTTAGCCCGTGACCTAACCCTTAATCGTTCCTATCACCTAGAAAAAATTAGTCAGAAATCTAACCATTGGGAACTTGCCTTTAAAAATGGTGAAGTTGTAATTACAGAAGCGTTGATTTTAGCGATTCCCTGTCCCCAAGCTTTACCATTAGTAAAAGATTTTATAACAACAGAAATTGGCGATCGCCTAAAAGCTATTTCCTACGAGGCTGCCCTATCGTTAATGCTTGGCTT encodes:
- a CDS encoding NAD(P)/FAD-dependent oxidoreductase — translated: MLNVAVVGVGLAGISAAVQCQKQGLNVALFDKSRGVGGRLATRRGFETRFDHGLPSWQIQGDRTQQLTEELIAENLLKPWQIARTNFNNIKDLQALETKISLMAPDGMTAIAKYLARDLTLNRSYHLEKISQKSNHWELAFKNGEVVITEALILAIPCPQALPLVKDFITTEIGDRLKAISYEAALSLMLGFEALELNFPWQELRLDNHPIFKKIILDGQKRSPRTPTLVVQTNATFTKQYLDTNDLEPAAQILITKLQALFNLSQPSWHQIHRWRYALTKATLGDNHLALPTTLPLILCGDWCLGNGIEGAIASGTTAAKHFLEN